In Mycetocola spongiae, the genomic stretch GGCTCACGGCCTGGGAGAAGCCGCCATCGGGGGTGGTATTCTCGGCCACGCCGGGGGCCAGGGTCAGCCCCAGCTGCTCCACGATCTGGATGCGCGGATCGCTCGGGGCGTAGACGCCCAGATCGGAGTCTCCCTCGCTCAGCGAGGTGCCATAAACAAATGTCTTGCCCGCAAACTCGGGGTGGGCCGAACCCTGGATCTCCATCTGGGTATTGGTGGTGGAGACCAGGGCCTCGGCGGTGGACGTGCGGCCCAGGGCCTGGCCCACCGTGAGGGTCAGCCGATCCCACTCGCTGGCCCACGCGGTCTTATCAAAGGCCACGGTGGGGGCGATGGTGCTCAGGCGCTCATAATCGGTCTCGGTCAGCCCCGAGTGCGGCGCGAGGATCACATCGGGGTCCAGGGCGAGCATCTGCTCAAAATCGATCTCGCCATTGGAGCCGTTATTCAGCTTCTCGGGCAGCGTGCCGCCGAGCTCCTCCACGCGGTCGGCAAACCAGGGCAGATAGCCGTCCTCATCGCCGCCCCAGATATATTCGGGGACCCCCACGGGGGTGACCCCGAGTGCGGCCACGGCGTCCTGGGCGCTCCAGCCGATCGTGACCACGCGCTTGGGTTCCTCGGTGATCGTGGTCTCGCCATAGACGTGCTTAATCGTGGTGGGGAACGCGCCCTCATCGGCCTGGCCGATCACGCCCGTGGCCTGGGAGCCAAGCGGCTCCTCCTTCTCGGGGCTTCCGGCGCAACCGGTGACGATGAGGGTGGCGGCGGCGACGGTGGCGAGGGTGCTCGCGAGGCGGCGGCGGCGCGAGCGGGTGGGGGAGTGCAGGGGCATGTGGTGCGGGTGCTTTCTCTCGGTGGCCGGATGCGGCCGCTCGTGCTTAGGTAAGGCTTACCTGGTTAAGTCTAGGTTGTTCTACCGTGTTTCACGAATTATCGGGGAAAGTTTTCGTGAATGAGGCTACCCGCGGTCGCATGATTCGCCGCGCGGATGGCCGGATTTGCCGTGTTTTCCGGCGCATAACGCCCGCCCGATCCGGGGATCGGGCGGGCGGGCGGCTAGCGGGAGACGGTCTCCGAAAGCATCGGCACAAACTTATCCAGCGACCACGGGATCGAGAGCACCGTGGGGGCCGAGGTGGCCCAGACCAGATCGCTATCGGTGAAGATCAGCGCGTGGTTATTCTCCACGGGCGACCACTGCTGCATCATCGGGTTCTCAAGCGTGAGGGTCTTGCCCTCGTCATCGCCCCAGGCGATCAGGACGTCGGTCTCGAGCTGGTCGAGGTTTTCGAGGCTATAGTTCCAGGCGGCCTTCTCGCCCTGCTCGTCCATGCGCTTAATCTCGGGGGCGCTGACCATGCCCAGCTGCTCCACGATCTGCACGCGCGGATCGCTGCCCCCGTAGAGGCCCATGGTGCTTTCGCCCTCGGAGAGGGTCAGGCTATAAACAAAGGTTTTTCCGGCAAACTCGGGGTGTGCGGCCGCCTGCGCGGCGATGCTGGCATCGGTATCGGTGATCAGCTTCTCGGCGCGATCGCTGCGGCCCAGGGCGGTGCCCACCGTGCGGGTGAGCTCCTTCCAATCGGAGGTCCAGGCGGTCTCGGGGAAGGCCACCGTATCGGCGATCTTGCTCAGGCGCTCATAGTCCTTCTCTGTGATGCCCGAATACGGGGCGAGGATCAGGTCGGGGTTGAGCTCCAGGAGCTTTTCGAAGTCGATCTCGGAGGAGTCGAGGGTCACGGGCTGTTCGCCGCCAAGCTCGGTGATTTTCTCCTCAAACCAGGGCAGATAGCCTTCCTTATCGTCGCCCCAACCAAATTTGGGGATCGCCACGGGAACCACGCCCAGCGCGGCCACCACATCGTG encodes the following:
- a CDS encoding iron-siderophore ABC transporter substrate-binding protein — its product is MPLHSPTRSRRRRLASTLATVAAATLIVTGCAGSPEKEEPLGSQATGVIGQADEGAFPTTIKHVYGETTITEEPKRVVTIGWSAQDAVAALGVTPVGVPEYIWGGDEDGYLPWFADRVEELGGTLPEKLNNGSNGEIDFEQMLALDPDVILAPHSGLTETDYERLSTIAPTVAFDKTAWASEWDRLTLTVGQALGRTSTAEALVSTTNTQMEIQGSAHPEFAGKTFVYGTSLSEGDSDLGVYAPSDPRIQIVEQLGLTLAPGVAENTTPDGGFSQAVSLEDLDRLDADLFIFWGSETAEEQATLGNALMARWRPVAENHALFLSDKSLVMATSAPSALSIPWSLDTFVPALADMINR
- a CDS encoding iron-siderophore ABC transporter substrate-binding protein encodes the protein MTRTPFRPRIATALALTLASALLLAGCSSTTAPAEGGSSAAAGGAFPATLEHAYGETVIEAEPQRIVTIGWSTHDVVAALGVVPVAIPKFGWGDDKEGYLPWFEEKITELGGEQPVTLDSSEIDFEKLLELNPDLILAPYSGITEKDYERLSKIADTVAFPETAWTSDWKELTRTVGTALGRSDRAEKLITDTDASIAAQAAAHPEFAGKTFVYSLTLSEGESTMGLYGGSDPRVQIVEQLGMVSAPEIKRMDEQGEKAAWNYSLENLDQLETDVLIAWGDDEGKTLTLENPMMQQWSPVENNHALIFTDSDLVWATSAPTVLSIPWSLDKFVPMLSETVSR